From Pseudoxanthomonas sp. CF385, a single genomic window includes:
- a CDS encoding AraC family transcriptional regulator, translated as MRWKTGLGNRLSVANLPTNMLCGLVLLAGEFGVNAESWFAGMRLNVQEIHDPQARVSYRQASEIIRRALPTLPIDGVGLAMGEKQNGGNFGLLGLAMKTAPTFGDAVQIGLEYQRNLGPLMDLDLQDRDDGALAVVATAPEEAADLLPFLCEEMFASTLMLARELAGGDFRPLWMELGYPAPRYAARYADLFGCEIRFNQAQHAMVVDRRWLELPFASYNPVTSRQALSLCQAQLAAMSLRGETTAAVERQLRPRLRENPQMTDVAAALHLSERTLRRQLSEESTSFSAVHDRVRTERALELLQDPDLTIAAVGSQIGFTDVREFRRAFKRWTGHTPSEARLPGPVG; from the coding sequence ATGCGCTGGAAAACGGGACTGGGCAACCGCCTGTCGGTCGCCAACCTGCCCACGAACATGCTGTGCGGCCTGGTGCTGCTCGCCGGCGAGTTCGGTGTGAACGCCGAGAGCTGGTTCGCCGGCATGCGCCTCAACGTGCAGGAGATCCACGATCCACAGGCGCGGGTCTCCTATCGGCAGGCGAGCGAGATCATCCGCCGCGCGCTGCCGACGCTGCCGATCGACGGGGTCGGCCTGGCGATGGGCGAAAAACAGAACGGCGGCAACTTCGGCCTGCTCGGCCTGGCGATGAAGACCGCGCCCACGTTCGGCGATGCCGTGCAGATCGGCCTGGAATACCAGCGCAACCTCGGCCCGCTGATGGACCTGGACCTGCAGGACCGCGACGATGGCGCGCTCGCCGTGGTCGCCACCGCACCGGAGGAAGCCGCCGATCTGCTGCCGTTCCTGTGCGAGGAAATGTTCGCCAGCACGCTGATGCTCGCGCGCGAACTGGCGGGCGGGGACTTCCGTCCGCTGTGGATGGAGCTCGGCTACCCTGCGCCGCGCTACGCAGCGCGCTATGCGGACCTGTTCGGCTGCGAGATCCGCTTCAACCAGGCGCAGCACGCGATGGTGGTGGATCGCCGCTGGCTGGAACTGCCGTTCGCCAGCTACAACCCGGTCACCTCGCGGCAGGCCCTGTCGCTATGCCAGGCGCAGCTCGCGGCGATGTCGCTGCGCGGCGAGACGACCGCGGCTGTCGAGCGCCAGCTGCGCCCGCGCCTGCGCGAGAACCCGCAGATGACCGACGTCGCCGCTGCCCTGCACCTGAGCGAGCGCACGCTGCGCCGCCAATTGTCCGAGGAGAGCACGAGCTTCAGCGCGGTGCATGACCGTGTGCGGACCGAACGCGCGCTCGAACTGCTGCAGGATCCGGACCTGACCATCGCGGCGGTCGGCAGCCAGATCGGCTTCACCGACGTGCGCGAGTTCCGTCGCGCCTTCAAGCGCTGGACCGGGCACACGCCGAGCGAGGCCCGGTTGCCCGGCCCCGTCGGCTAG
- a CDS encoding RidA family protein gives MSKQIIHTDRAPAAIGPYSQAVRAGDTVYFSGQIPLDPATGNLVDGDIAVQARRAFDNLKAVAEAAGGSLDQIVRLGLYLTDLSQFAAVNAVMQEYFAAPFPARSTIEVSGLPKGAAFEVDAVMVLE, from the coding sequence ATGTCCAAGCAGATCATCCACACCGACCGCGCGCCGGCGGCCATCGGCCCCTACTCGCAGGCCGTGCGCGCGGGCGACACGGTGTACTTCTCCGGGCAGATCCCGCTGGATCCGGCCACCGGCAACCTCGTCGACGGCGACATCGCCGTGCAGGCGCGCCGCGCGTTCGACAATCTCAAGGCCGTCGCCGAGGCCGCGGGCGGTTCGTTGGATCAGATCGTCCGCCTGGGCCTTTACCTGACCGACCTGTCGCAGTTCGCCGCCGTCAATGCGGTGATGCAGGAGTACTTCGCGGCACCGTTCCCCGCACGCTCGACGATCGAGGTGTCGGGCCTGCCGAAGGGCGCCGCGTTCGAAGTCGACGCGGTGATGGTGCTCGAGTAA